Proteins co-encoded in one Flavobacteriaceae bacterium MAR_2009_75 genomic window:
- a CDS encoding astacin (peptidase family M12A): MRDQKEIHYCNLPKMPEPAFDAPVGPMRMEAIIIMAKKWVNGTKLKYSFFEGDSFFTPVTDTNGNQSKLFWKGTNEEKQAVRNAFSKWKSQEIGLEFEETDDHLEALIRIGFAKGEGSWSYVGRDAWDIPKEERTMNFGWDIVSDEDTILHEIGHAMGFPHEHQNPKAGIVWNEEAVYSALAAAPNFWSREQTFHNIIRKISPDDVQGSSWDPNSIMHYPFGANMIIEPPEYKDGLSPEDGLSDRDIAWVKQFYPKIDKRTFVALKPFHSEIISINAGNQINLEFSPEESRYYTIRTFGNMDTVMVLSEVVNDENIYLSGDDDSGEDRNSVIKEKLLKGKKYLINIRLYYKTSAGETCVMAY, translated from the coding sequence ATGAGAGATCAAAAAGAAATTCACTATTGTAACCTACCTAAAATGCCCGAGCCTGCATTTGACGCGCCAGTAGGGCCTATGAGAATGGAGGCCATAATAATCATGGCCAAAAAATGGGTGAACGGTACAAAGTTGAAATATTCATTTTTTGAGGGAGATTCTTTTTTTACACCGGTTACCGATACCAATGGAAATCAATCTAAACTTTTTTGGAAAGGTACTAATGAAGAAAAACAAGCTGTAAGAAATGCATTTTCAAAGTGGAAAAGCCAGGAAATAGGATTGGAGTTCGAAGAGACAGATGATCACTTAGAGGCTTTGATACGGATAGGTTTTGCAAAAGGAGAAGGGTCTTGGTCTTATGTAGGTCGAGATGCTTGGGACATACCTAAAGAAGAGCGCACGATGAATTTTGGATGGGATATTGTTTCCGATGAAGATACTATACTTCATGAAATAGGGCACGCCATGGGTTTTCCCCATGAACATCAAAATCCTAAGGCTGGCATTGTTTGGAACGAGGAGGCCGTTTATAGTGCTTTGGCAGCAGCACCAAACTTTTGGTCACGTGAACAAACCTTTCATAACATCATAAGAAAAATTTCACCTGATGATGTTCAAGGATCAAGTTGGGATCCAAATTCAATAATGCATTATCCGTTTGGGGCCAATATGATAATAGAACCACCGGAGTACAAAGACGGACTTTCACCAGAAGATGGTCTGTCAGATCGAGATATTGCTTGGGTCAAACAATTTTACCCGAAAATTGATAAACGAACTTTTGTAGCGTTAAAGCCTTTTCATTCCGAAATTATTTCAATCAATGCCGGTAATCAGATCAATTTAGAATTTTCACCAGAAGAGTCAAGATATTACACGATTCGAACTTTCGGTAATATGGATACTGTCATGGTGTTATCGGAAGTGGTCAATGATGAAAATATATATCTCTCTGGAGATGATGATAGTGGAGAAGATAGAAATTCAGTAATCAAAGAAAAACTACTAAAAGGTAAAAAGTATCTAATTAATATTAGGTTGTACTATAAGACGAGTGCAGGCGAAACCTGTGTTATGGCCTACTAA
- a CDS encoding UPF0271 protein, with translation MIEINCDVGEGSVGEERLFPLISSCSIACGGHTGDRVSMEKAVRLAKRYQVRVGAHPSYPDPDNFGRVSIAISENKLVKSIKEQIHSLIDIIENEDEQLDHIKAHGALYNDMNKNSYLAKLFLSGIEEYKLTTHLLVPYGSEIENEAIKQGFRIKYEAFADRNYNADLSLVARSKSNALIENPQKVLEHILFIKTEGQVKTINGGLKKIKADTFCIHGDTSTAFEIVSYIRQQFPNPNSRIK, from the coding sequence ATGATTGAAATTAATTGTGATGTAGGCGAAGGTAGTGTAGGTGAAGAACGTTTGTTTCCGTTGATATCATCATGTAGTATTGCTTGTGGGGGGCATACTGGTGACCGAGTTTCGATGGAGAAGGCTGTTCGACTCGCTAAACGGTATCAAGTCAGGGTTGGGGCACACCCTTCATACCCAGACCCTGATAATTTCGGTCGTGTTTCTATAGCTATTTCTGAAAATAAATTAGTAAAGAGCATAAAAGAACAAATACATAGCCTGATCGATATTATAGAAAACGAAGACGAGCAATTAGACCATATCAAAGCCCATGGGGCTCTGTATAATGATATGAATAAAAATAGCTATTTGGCCAAGCTATTTTTGAGCGGAATAGAAGAATATAAATTAACAACTCATTTGTTGGTGCCCTATGGCTCTGAAATCGAAAATGAAGCCATAAAGCAAGGTTTCCGAATTAAATATGAAGCTTTTGCCGATAGAAATTATAATGCTGATTTGTCTTTGGTGGCTCGTAGCAAATCAAATGCTTTGATTGAAAATCCGCAGAAAGTATTAGAACATATATTATTTATAAAAACTGAAGGTCAAGTAAAAACTATTAATGGAGGGTTGAAAAAAATAAAGGCAGATACCTTTTGTATTCATGGTGATACTTCGACAGCATTTGAAATAGTGTCGTATATTAGGCAACAGTTTCCGAACCCTAATTCCAGAATTAAGTGA